cagtgtccggatgagtcttgtgtatacaagaagtgtaacggaaacgtggtggtatttcttatactatacgtagatgatattttgttaatcggcaacaatgtcaaggtattatcggacgtaagggtatggttgtccaaacaatttgatatgaaggacttaggagaatgtgcacacattcttgggatcaaagttataagggatcgcaagaaaagaatgttgtgcctatcccaagcattatatatagatacaatccttgctcgttttagcatgcaaaactccaagaaaggtttcttaccttttaggcatggagtagtcttatctaaagagatgtctccgaagacatcaaaggagatagaagacatgaaggcagttccttatgcttcggctgtaggaagccttatgtatgcaatgctatgtacgagaccagatatctattttgccgttggcatggttagcatatatcagagtaaccctggacaaggacattggactgctgtgaagcatatattaaaataccagagaaggactagagattatatgctagtctaccaagcagacgatttgctccctgtgggttacacggattcagacttccaatcagatagggacaatagtaagtctacgtcaggctatgtgtttactttaggaggtggagccattgcatggaggagtgttaagcagaaatgtgtctcggactcaaccatggaagctgagtatgtgacagcctctgaggcaaccaaagaagctgtgtggctcaggaactttctaatggacttagatgtgattcctagtttgcccaagatcatcacaatttattgtgataatagcggtgcaattgtaaactcgaaggaaccacgagcccatacactacaacaaaaaccctcatagacatcggttttccaccggtgtctattacattttcgatcgatgtctatgaagtcgatgtaaaaggtctgtcattttagacatcgggttaaaaccggtgtagtatcacttaacgacaccggtgttcgaatcggttattaatcggtgtagtatcacttaacgacaccgtttcatcaacggtgtaaaaccgatgtaatattatatgttaataacaccagttttggcagtggtatacgaccgatgtaatattagttaataacaccggttttgcagcggtggaaaaccgatgtaatttcattattttttaacagcataaattcaatttccgaaacagtgaaaaaatgataaaatgcaccaatattattcttacaacagtatccataaaatacacatatattcacaaattacacatatTCTTCTTCcatcagtatccataaaatacacaaatattcataaattacataaatattcttcttacaacagtatccataaaatgcaCAAATTCTTttcacaacatcaaaaggtaataaatattgtacacatcaagataATATCcacaatttacattccatgcaaatcatgcatcatccaaagttttcaaaaatcaaatacatttcctactcaaatgtaatctagcatacattcaacccactcgaaccgcacttcatcaatttcaactttggagtacttgagatttgtaaactgtaaaaacatataataatatattagtaaaccaagaccaaaaatcataattgaaaaagtagtaagagcaccatgtaacaagatgactaattgaaatgcttaaaaagaaaaacattcatcaattatctcaaccacatcatatagtgatagatctatcattcatgggaacttaatataatccaaactaaaaattttaatctaactacataaacagcaatttaatatttcaaattcaattcattagtagtcgacccaaatggcataactgtttaccactaagagtacatggaaagtaaataaattcacttttagtttgcaaataataaattcacttttatcactaagagtacatggaaagtaaataaattcctcagcagcaataaagatgagtaacatcaattcatttatatgatttccaatgaGATATATATGCaccttagatgataatttatgTTTCAGAAGTGAAGCAACAAAGCATAAAACAACAATAGTCAATAACCACACCTCATCGCCAATGTCATTCATGTAAAGATTCAGCCATAGCAAGGACTTAGTTTTCTTAACATACTCAGTGATGCTAAAGGCGCCTTTGGGACCAATCTCATTGTTGCCAATATCTAGAAGTGTTAtttttcctaaacaagaagaaataTAGTTTTACATAATTGCTGAGAAGTAGTACAATCAATAAATACTGGAAAGTCAACAGATCTGATGAAGAAATTAAATCTACAAGAAAGAACTGCATGGATAGAAAATCTAAGTGTGTGTAAGTCTTATTAGCTTGAGATGTATAGATCGAATTGCCTTATTCTCAACTAGTGCTCCAGCAAGACTTGCAAAACCCTATAAAATTTCACATGGAAATAAGGTGTAAGGAGTAAGGACACCAGAAACAAAGTGTAAAAGATCTAGGAATTTCATAAAAAAACATGAAAGATTGCCCAAGAATAAGGGCATACAGAATACAATTGTGTGTAAGTATTAAGTCTGTGTGGATTGGCTGTAAATGGATGTGGAATGGCTACTCTTTCCCTGTTTGCGCAGATGATCAAGTTCAGATTGCGACCAGATAGGATTACCTTCATCGGAATTTTGATGGCTTGCAGCCATGTAGGCATGATTGACACTGCTATCATCGACTTCAATTGCATGAAGACGGTTTATGGAGTTGAGCCAAAGGCATAACATGTTGGATGCTTGGTGGATGCTCTTTCTCGTGGGGGGTATCTCGATAAGGCGAGATCAGTGCTTGAGAGCATGCTTTTCGAAACAAATGCTTCTGCTTGGCATGCACTTTTAGGTGGATGCTTTGCTCATGGTGATTACGAGTTGGGCGTAGTGGTGGCAATGCATCTCATTGAGCTTGAGCCACCGGAGGAAAGTGGATATGTAGCTCTGCAAAAGTTGTATGCGATTACTGGTAGAACAGAGGATGCATTGAAAGTGAGGAAACTGATGTGTGATTTGGACATCAAACAATCCTCAGGAGCAAGCATGATTGAAGTGGAAGGAGCAGCGTGTGAGTTCTTGGCAGGAACACTATGATCATCTAGAGACAGGTAAATACACTCTCATACAATTCCAAACAATCTTGATCTAAACCAGAAGAGAGGAATCAATGGAATGTGCCTGGGTTAGGCATGATAGAGATCCATCCGAGTCACTTTCCGCACTATGCTCAGTTTGGCATGGTTGTAGTATGGCTCGAGAATTGGATTTGCCCTGCAAGCTGCTAGTATGGCGTAACCCTTTGACACTACCCAATTTGCATCTCTAATCGGAACTACTAATGGAaaactaacatatcataaagtaGAAAATTTTAAGTTCAACATTTTAACCTACCATGGAAACAAACACTCCACAAGAGTATGTCTGAGGACATTGTAAAAGTTTCAAGATTGTTCATGTGGGCATTTAGTTTAGTAAAAGGAAGTTAAAAGATGGGCATACAAGTTCCTGACTTACATCTAACAAGTGTCGTAGCTTAATGGGACTAAATTGATCCACTGAGGAACCACTGGTTCTTTCTTCTCTGCTCTTTTCTTGGAAGCAGAGAAGAACTAGCTAAACATAGTGCGGAAAAATGACCTAAACAAACTAAGATAAATACAGTCAAATGAACTAGCTAAACATAGTAGGGTATTTGCATTTAGCAACTACAATTAGGAGTATGCTAATTACTTTGTGTGAATTCCTACTATATCAACCACAGTAAATTTATCTAATACCATTAAAGGATTTTGTCATTTACCGTCAAAGAAATCATCTAATATCAAATTATCAATTAATGATGATAATgaactttaatttttcttgtaTTCCAATACACTATTGTACTTCCAGCAGAATCAAATTGCTTATTTCCAGATGAATAGGCGCAAacataaaaattagtaaaataaaaaataaaaaatggactTACCTTAGCTCCTTCATCGCCAATATTATTTCCTGATAGGTTCAGAGTTTTAAGCATGGTATTCGTCTAAAGAACACCATCAAGTGCCTTTAGGCCAACTGCTGTAATCCCATTGCCAGAAAAATCAACTTCCTCTGCTGCCTGAGACTTGGAAAAAAACTAATGAGATGCTAAACGACACTAAAAAAAGTTATGCTTAAATGTCTTGCTTTAGTAATGTCATACCTTTAAGAGTCTGGTTCAGCAATAGTTTACAAGtaggaacaagaaaaaaaaagtaaggttatggaaaaggaaggaaaagaactaaccTGATTGTAACCaaggctttcagcaagaaaaaacAGACCATCATCACCAAAGTTATGACCTAACAGAATCATGAATTTGTTAAATATCTACAAGTATTCCATTACCTTGGTAAAGTAAATGTAAGTTTAATCCCCTGAAAAGTTATCTCAACATATTCATTACCAGATATTAGATTTAGAAATAATCAGTTATAGAGTGAACAACTGTAATCACTTGATGTAGATACATTCTAACAAGTTCAGTGTGCTAACCTGACAAGTCAACACTTCTGAATGTTCTAAGTTCCTTGGAAAACTCATTTAGTTTTTTCCTAAACTCTTTTTCAAGTTTTGTAGCACCACCTGATAGCAGGTTAGTCCCAGGAGAAAAGGACCACTTAAGTCCAGACGACGAAGCTTTTTTAATCTCAGATGTTGAGCCCTTTGGTTTTGGCATGATTAGTTTTCCAGCCACCTTCGATAAAACTGTGTGCTGAAGGAGTAAATTAGTTGTACCATCTGAATAGCTAAAGCATGATGAAGCAAAATGGAGTTCAACAAAGCTATGATATCTTTTAGTGTTTCTTGATGCATGTTCTAGTTGACGTTTTCTAGTTGACTACTTCAATGAGATGAATAAATCCAAAATGGAATAATTACTGAAAAATTTAGCTTATTTCTCCTGCCATATATAATATCTTGAGATCCTATCACTTTTTGAGAACTTCACTTCAAACAATGTCAAAATCGCTTTATAGTTGGTTGGGGACAATCAACAAACACATTGTGGGTGGTTAAAGTGGACATCAAAGATCATCCGCCTGGATTAATTGAGAGAGACATAAAAATGAAGAGGCATGAAAAGAAGAAGTATCATACAATTCAAGCAAATCAGATGTAACCAAAATATAATATGAAACGCGATACCATCAAGGAAAGAGATCCTTGCAAAAAGTAGCACCTTTGGGATTGGGCATTCACCTATCTGTCACAAGGCGAAATCTTTGAGGTAACTGGGATCCTTCCGGGCTCGCTCCTGGAACTTCTTGAACCACCGGTCAAGGATATCCATGGGCACGACGAGCCGGCTTCCGTCAATCCCGTAGAAGGACTGCATGAAATTGAAGAGGTTCTCGCCAACCCTAAGAGCGAGTCGCTCGGCCTTCTTCTCTGCAACGGCGTAAGCGACAGGTGGCAAGGAGGCGAGGTCCTCAACCGAGATGCCGATCTTGGCGGAGGTGAGCGCGAACTGGAGGGGATTAGGGTTAGGGTCAAGAATGGGGGGTTCTTCGGAAGGGTCAGGCCAAGGGAGGGAGAGGAGAGCGGATGGGCGGGCAGGGTGGACGGCGCCGCAAAAGAGGAAGGGATGACCAAGGGGATGGAAGTAGACGGTGAGGGCCTTGCCGGGTGGGAAGGAGGAAGCCGCAACCGGGAGGAGAAACACACAGAGTTTTCTAACGTCGCGGTAGGCATCGCTGACGAGGGAGTTCATGTCAAAAATCCAGTGGAGTGGGTCGATCTGCGCGAACGCCGATGCATCCATGGGGAAGCTCCGCTGTAGTCGAGGTTCTTCTCCATTTTCTTTGATGACTATTTAAAGTCGTCTTCATCGGATCGGTGGAACTTAGTATCACCTTTCCCCTTAGTCTTCTTCATCTTGCCTCCCTCCACCGTTACTACTCTAaaaccctagaaaacaagacAAACTCGTCACCTCTCCTTTCTCGAAATGCGAAGAAGGgtttcggctaagtattggtgtgaaaattaaattattttattttatcatagacaccgggttttaaaaaccgctgttaaaatcaatgtctattaatgaaaaaaaggtgctcatagacatcggcttaaaaaatcgatgtctatgagcgaaaatctacgcttatagacatcggttttttggaaaaaaccggtgtaaaatactcaaagacatcgatttttgcttaaaaccgttgttgttccaccgatgtctatgagggtttttcttgtagtgataaggcaagtaaacatatagagcgcaagtaccacctgatacgagacatcgtcaagcaaggagaagttgtcgtcgctaagattgcatcagcagataacctggtagatcctttcactaaggcccttccggcgaaagcttttgatcggcatgtgaaggggatgagaatcagatgtatggcaacagatatggcagcttagtcttttagtataagtgggagattgttggagtgtatactaaaatcctagcttttgtaaacatttattttgaaataaaagaatcacattggttaatatctacatttatttgttaaatgtaattattcaattaatttatatagtagacaacatggtgtgtggtgtcacacacagaagatcatgttgacggttctttataaattataaacagttgctcacgactaagatggaaaggaacaaaccatcggaatagtcgtagtgtaattaagtattagtttatcttgattaataaattacactggtacactctaagtgtattgagtatgaccatttaggtaagttctttttgtactgacttagtaaaagaactagaccttagttattatggaagtgtgtgctcttaatcctaatataataacaaacacatatatttaatatttatttctttgacttatcaaagggtgagatttagctcgataaatcaatatgcccgataagttgggaaatgatattacttatagtgtgtattgttgattatagaaggaatctgtgtcctagttatctaggttgagaatgcccccaagaggagctcataaggattgcgatgttaaaccctgcaggtggacttagtccgacatgacaatgaagttgagtggtactactcttggagctagatattaattaagtgagttgtcagtaacttacttaattagtgggcatttgttatcttaaacacagggagactaacacactcataataagaaggagcccataatgtaatttgggattggtgcggtagtgcgataataactctctagtggaatgagttattatcgatgaacttgagttgtgtgttcggggcgagcacgggatactcaagctcatcggaaggccaaaatcaatttctcctctaggtccctgtcgtagcctcattatagcctcaagtccatccaaatgtaaggctcttcttgatgTACAAGAAGGCGactggaccattgcttggtgaccaagcaatggccgaccacatccttttCTATAGGGGTcaaccctattgcttggtgtctaagcatgtaggggccggccacaatattcaaacaaggagggttgtttttaaatttttaaaatcttctctttgtaaaaaattataatttttaaaagagagattttaattttaaaaactttccttatttgaattaggccacatgttttaatagaaagttttaaaagttttgaaactttccttttttaaccatgctcatggtttaagaaaaaaaaggaagataagttttaaaatttaaattttctatcatcatgttaaaaaataaaatttttgaagataagttttaaattttaaaacatggttttaatttttagaactttcattttttaactcctactttaggaaagagagcttgtaaattttataagaggatttcttcttgtaaaattttaaaaaatatatttccttattcttgatgtggtggccggtcaccttgcttggagcccaagcaaggggccgtcaaattataaaaaataaaatcatcaaatttatttttggtgattgattcaatcaagaggaaagaaaaggaaaattaaaagggaaaaggaaaaggtagaggaagattttaatttttgtaaaaattcttcccttatttgccttgggcaagtattataaaagaaggggtgagaaggcttcatgagacacaacaattcttattctcttgcttggagaacctcaagtggtcggccctctctctcccatctcttttcccttttgctctcttctccttggtggtggtggtggccggaagaagaagaggaagaagcttttgggtggtgttcatcttggaggatcgtcgcccacacgacgcccaaggcgaggcgaggaatacggtagaagatcttgaggtcattagcttacaaagagaaggtataactagtagttttcttccgcatcatactagttattttctttgtaaaaattctaaatacaagaggcaattagatctagtttatcgaatttatttttcgagtttgtgttttcttctttttcgaatttgtgattcgattattctttttggttaacctagagttatttaaggaaattaaatattagctttccttaaaaggctttgtctaggcggtggtggttgctcccatatccaagaaggtcatgtgcctcgccatgcagtcctggaagccaatttttaaaattaatatttaatgaaattaataacataggtggatttgaatcaatagtgttaagttccgcttgcgattcaaatctaaaccatgaaga
This window of the Zingiber officinale cultivar Zhangliang chromosome 3B, Zo_v1.1, whole genome shotgun sequence genome carries:
- the LOC122054813 gene encoding protein OPI10 homolog codes for the protein MKKTKGKVIKENGEEPRLQRSFPMDASAFAQIDPLHWIFDMNSLVSDAYRDVRKLCVFLLPVAASSFPPGKALTVYFHPLGHPFLFCGAVHPARPSALLSLPWPDPSEEPPILDPNPNPLQFALTSAKIGISVEDLASLPPVAYAVAEKKAERLALRVGENLFNFMQSFYGIDGSRLVVPMDILDRWFKKFQERARKDPSYLKDFAL